One window from the genome of Elaeis guineensis isolate ETL-2024a chromosome 5, EG11, whole genome shotgun sequence encodes:
- the LOC105045354 gene encoding U4/U6 small nuclear ribonucleoprotein PRP4-like protein — protein MEEDEPQTLSSSPAPGPGSVPPAVAAPPIAPIPPPPAPALLLRARAVAARADSDSDREGSAPRPSADDYEVSEESRLARERQEKAVQELLMKRRAYAMAVPTNDSAVRARLRRLGEPITLFGEREMERRDRLRSIMVRLDAEGQLERLLKAHEDEQAAASAAPAEEEGPQQYPFYTEGSQELLQARIDIARYSLARAKSRIERARRRRDDPDEDEDAEAEFVVNQAGGFALECSEIGDDRPLSGCSFSHDGTMLATSSWSGVTKIWSMPKVEKVATLKGHMERATDVAFSPVDNCLATASADRTAKLWNIDGSLIRSFDGHLDRLARIAFHPSGKYLGTASFDKTWRMWDINTGTELLLQEGHSRSVYGICFHPDGSLAASCGLDALARVWDLRTGRSILAFEGHVKPVLGLSFSPNGYRLATGSEDNTCRIWDLRKRKCAYTMPAHSHLISQVKFEPQEGYFLATASYDTKAMVWSAQDFKPVKTLAGHEAKVTSLDITGDGQQIATVSHDRTIKIWTSRFNEKDKAMDID, from the exons ATGGAGGAAGACGAGCCCCAAACACTAAGCTCTTCGCCGGCGCCGGGTCCGGGGTCCGTCCCCCCAGCGGTGGCGGCGCCGCCCATCGCCCCCATCCCGCCGCCCCCCGCCCCCGCTCTCCTTCTCCGCGCCCGTGCCGTCGCCGCCCGCGCGGACTCCGATTCCGACCGCGAGGGCTCCGCTCCTCGCCCCTCCGCCGACGATTACGAGGTCTCCGAGGAGAGCCGCCTCGCCCGGGAGCGCCAGGAGAAGGCCGTCCAGGAGCTCCTCATGAAGCGTCGAGCCTACGCCATGGCTGTCCCCACCAACGACTCTGCGGTCCGCGCCCGCCTCCGCCGCCTCGGCGAGCCCATCACCCTCTTCGGCGAGCGCGAGATGGAGCGCCGCGACCGCCTACGCTCCATCATGGTCCGACTCGACGCCGAGGGCCAGCTTGAGCGCCTCCTAAAGGCCCACGAAGACGAGCAGGCCGCCGCTTCCGCTGCCCCGGCGGAGGAGGAGGGGCCTCAGCAGTACCCTTTCTACACCGAGGGATCTCAGGAGCTTCTCCAGGCGAGGATCGACATCGCGAGGTACTCGCTTGCGAGGGCAAAGTCTAGGATTGAGAGGGCGAGGCGGAGGAGGGATGATCCCGACGAGGACgaggatgccgaggcggagttcGTTGTGAACCAGGCGGGTGGGTTTGCTCTTGAATGCAGTGAGATTGGTGACGACCGGCCTCTCTCTGGGTGTTCCTTCTCCCATGATGGAACAATGCTTGCGACAAG TTCATGGAGTGGGGTTACTAAGATCTGGAGCATGCCAAAGGTAGAGAAAGTTGCGACCTTGAAGGGTCACATGGAGCGTGCAACTGATGTGGCCTTCTCTCCTGTGGATAACTGTTTAGCAACTGCATCAGCTGATAGAACTGCGAAATTATGGAACATTGATGGTTCTCTTATTAGATCATTTGATGGTCATCTAGATCGTCTTGCTAGAATTGCGTTTCATCCATCTGGAAAATACCTTGGAACTGCTAGCTTTGACAAGACATGGAGAATGTGGGACATCAATACTGGGACAGAGTTGCTACTTCAGGAGGGACATAGCAGAAGTGTGTATGGGATTTGTTTCCATCCTGATGGATCGTTAGCTGCCTCATGTGGTCTGGATGCTCTTGCTCGTGTATGGGACCTTCGTACTGGTAGAAGCATTCTTGCCTTTGAAGGCCACGTTAAGCCA GTCCTTGGCCTTAGCTTCTCTCCTAATGGTTATCGTTTGGCCACTGGCAGTGAAGATAATACATGCCGAATATGGGATTTGAGGAAAAGAAAGTGTGCATATACTATGCCAGCTCATTCACACCTTATTTCACAGGTGAAGTTTGAACCCCAGGAAGGGTATTTTCTGGCAACTGCATCGTATGACACCAAAGCAATG GTTTGGTCAGCTCAAGATTTTAAACCTGTCAAAACTTTGGCTGGACATGAAGCTAAAGTTACCAGTTTGGATATTACGGGAG ATGGACAACAGATAGCAACTGTTTCGCATGATCGGACTATCAAGATTTGGACCAGCAGATTCAATGAAAAGGATAAGGCTATGGACATTGATTAA